From Sinorhizobium sp. B11:
GCTGGACATGGGGCGTTAAGAGCACGGGAAAAGTGAAGGCAGCGACCTCCACTGAGGGAGACAATGCCTAGACGACACGTTGCGCACAAATCATGCCGGCAGGCGTCCTATCAGAGGCGCCTCCGGATGCTCGACGAAACCATCTGACTTCTTCGGTTTGCCTATGATGTCGGAACTGCTGTCCATCGATCCCGAACTGAACCGGATGCCGACGGATGAAGATCTCGGCCGCCTTCAGTTCACGACGTTGCTCTACTATCTGCAATGCACGAATCCGGATAACGGATTGGTGCGCGACAAGACGCAGGCCGGCGCCCCGGCAAGCATCGCGGCTGTAGGTATGGCGCTTGCCACCATTCCCGTCGTCGTGGAACGCGGTATCGTCATTCGTGAGTTTGCCGCCAAGATCGCCCGGCGGCGACTGGAATTCCTGATCTCCTGCCATCAAGGGCCGGAACCGGACGCATCAGTTTACAAGGGCTTCTTCTACCATTTCCTGGACATCGAAACGGGACGGCGGGTCTGGCAGTGCGAATTGTCGACGATCGATTCTGCCTTTCTCTTTGCCGGCGCTTTGACCGTCGCGGCATATTTCGATGCGGACACCGAGGACGAGGCGAAGGTACGCGCACTTGCCATGTCGCTCTACGAGCGCGTGGACTGGAACTGGGCGCGCGACAACGGCGCCACGCTTACCCACGGCTGGCGACCGGAAAACGGCTTCATTCCCTATCGTTGGCGCGGCTATGACGAAGGCCTGCTTCTTTACATTCTTGGTCTGGGCTCACCGAGCCACCCGCTGCCTCCGGAAAGCTTCAAAGCGTATACAGAGAGCTACGAATGGCGGAATATCTTTGGTCGCGAACTACTTTATTCCGGGCCGCTCTTTACACACCAGCTCTCGCATATGTGGATCGATTTCCGTGAAATTCGCGACGAATTCATGCGCGAGCATGACAGCGACTATTTTCGCAACAGCCGCCACGCCACTTTCGTTCAGCAGGAATACGCAATCCGCAATCCGCTGAACTTCAAAGGCTACGGCGAATATTGCTGGGGTTTCACGGCAAGTGACGGGCCGGGTTGGACGAAGCGGACTGTCGACGGGATCGACAGGGAATTCTTCGACTATGTTGCGCGTGGCGCACCTTATGGGCCGGATGACGGAACCGTATCTCCCTGGGCCGTGGTCGCCTCACTGCCATTCGCTCCGGAAATCGTCATCCCGACGGTACGAAATTTCGCTCGAATGCAGCTTGGCATGACGCGCCTTTATGGCTTCAGGCCATCGTTCAACCAGACCTTTTCGATGGAAGACAGGAACGAAGGGTGGTGGGTCAGCCCCTACCATTTCGGGATCGACCAAGGCCCCGTCGTCCTGATGATCGAAAACTATCGAACCGGCTTGCTGTGGAACATTATGCGTCGATGCGAGCCGGTGGTCGTCGGACTAAGACGAGCAGGGTTCTCAGGCGGCTGGTTGTGACGGCCGTACAGTCGCCCGAGCTTCCCGACGCGCAACGGACTTGCCGTGAACGACAGGTCTAGGGCGGCTCAGGTCTTCAACTGCGTTGCAGTCAGGCCTTCTGTTTTTGATCGGTCCACGTCCAGGAGCCGTCAGAACCATATTCGAGAACTGCATCGTAGGCCGAGCGCGGCGCACCCGGCTCGGCGAAGTTGACGCACGCGATCCTTCTTTCAGCCAAGAGCCCGAGGATTGCGAGCAGAAGCTCGTGACCGAAAATGGTATCGGCCTTTTCCAGAACAATGTGTGACGGAGCGGCTATGATTGCGCTTGCAAGTATGACGAGTTGCTGTTCGCGCGGTGACAGCAATGTGGACCAGTCCTGCTCGCTATCCAGGTCGCTGAGTGTCAAATCGTGTGCAAGGCCGAGATCTCTCAGCAAAGCCAGGATTTGCTCATCCGTTGTCTCGATCGAGCGCTTCGGTGGCGCAAGAATCTGGCGGAGAGTTCCCGGACCCGCACAGGCCCGCTGGCCGAGAAACCGCACATGCTGACGAGGTGGGCTGACGATGCGCCCAGTCCCCGGTGTACCCAGTCCTGCCGTGGCCCGAAACAAAGCAGCGCCCGCAGCATCGTCTTCTCCGGCGACGATCACTCGTGTATCGGGCGGGATGACAAGGGACAAATCCTTCACCAGTACCGTTCCTGTCCGCGACGTCAGCGTCAGGCGTTCATAGCCAAGGTTCCCTTCAGCCTCGATGAGTTCGACACTGTGATCGGACTGGCGGCGGGTCTCCTCGACCGCTTCCAAAAAGGAACTGATACGCGCGACGACGGTCGCGAAGTTCGAGATCGAGTTGAATTGTGCGACAATAAACGAGAATGCACCGACAAGCATGGCAAATGCTGCCGCCGACTGCGTGATGACGCCAAATTCCATGTCACCGCGCATGAAGGCAGGTGCGATAATGACGACCGGAATGATCTGTATCATCCAGTTGTAGCCGGTGGCGAAGAAGCCGACATTGCGATTGATGCCAATGATCCGCCTGAAGTTAGTGGCAAGGCTATCAAACTGCCTCAGCAGCCGATCTGCGTGGCGTTGCTGGGAGCCCTCGATCATGATCGATTCTGCGTTTTCCCGGACTTGGATCAGCCCGGACCGGAAGGCGGCTTCACTGTCGAGCTGACTATAGTTCAACTGGATCAAGGGCCGTCCCAACACAATCGTCATAAACGATCCGCAAGCCGCGTAGATAACAGCCGTGAAGAAAAGAAGCGGACTGATCAGCCACAAGACGCTCGAAAAGGTGAAGACCGTCAGCACGCTGCTGAGCAGCATGAGCAGGAAGGAGAGCGTCGTCGTCGTAAACGCTTTGATATCCTCCGCAATCCGCTGATCAGGATAGGAGACTTTGCCCTG
This genomic window contains:
- a CDS encoding ABC transporter ATP-binding protein/permease, translating into MGQQQIPLRVTATRFVRAIKLFMTSDVAGSARFLLVSLIVLFGSISALNVVNSFVGRHFMTAIAERQTAEFVRQAILYTGAFAASTIASVFARFAEERLALLWRQYLTRRAVGVYMADGTFYRLGIQGKVSYPDQRIAEDIKAFTTTTLSFLLMLLSSVLTVFTFSSVLWLISPLLFFTAVIYAACGSFMTIVLGRPLIQLNYSQLDSEAAFRSGLIQVRENAESIMIEGSQQRHADRLLRQFDSLATNFRRIIGINRNVGFFATGYNWMIQIIPVVIIAPAFMRGDMEFGVITQSAAAFAMLVGAFSFIVAQFNSISNFATVVARISSFLEAVEETRRQSDHSVELIEAEGNLGYERLTLTSRTGTVLVKDLSLVIPPDTRVIVAGEDDAAGAALFRATAGLGTPGTGRIVSPPRQHVRFLGQRACAGPGTLRQILAPPKRSIETTDEQILALLRDLGLAHDLTLSDLDSEQDWSTLLSPREQQLVILASAIIAAPSHIVLEKADTIFGHELLLAILGLLAERRIACVNFAEPGAPRSAYDAVLEYGSDGSWTWTDQKQKA